In Eschrichtius robustus isolate mEscRob2 chromosome 11, mEscRob2.pri, whole genome shotgun sequence, the following proteins share a genomic window:
- the LOC137771409 gene encoding LOW QUALITY PROTEIN: olfactory receptor 8B4-like (The sequence of the model RefSeq protein was modified relative to this genomic sequence to represent the inferred CDS: inserted 1 base in 1 codon; substituted 1 base at 1 genomic stop codon): MTLRKSSSVTEFILVGLSEQSELQLPLFLLFLGIYVVTLVGNLGLITLIGLNSSLHTPEYFFLFNLSFIDLCYSCVFTPKMLNDFVSENIISYVGCTTQLFFFCFFVNSECCVLVTMAXGCYVAICNPLLYTVTMSPHVCSLMMFGSYVIGFSGAMAHTGSILKLTFHDSNIIDHYLCEVLPLLQLSCTSIHINELVFFIVVGVVITISLISIFISYALILSSILRIPSTEGRSKAFSTCGFHVAVTLFFGSGAFTYLKPSFPGPMDQSKFASVFYTSVVPMLXPLIYSVRNKDVKVALRKTLKTVLF, encoded by the exons ATGACTCTGAGAAAGAGCTCCTCAGTGACTGAGTTTATCCTTGTGGGATTATCAGAACAATCAGAGCTCcagctccccctcttcctcctgttCTTAGGGATCTATGTGGTTACTCTGGTGGGCAACTTGGGCTTGATCACCTTAATTGGGCTGAATTCTAGCCTTCACACTCCTGAGTACTTTTTCCTCTTCAACTTGTCTTTTATAGATCTCTGTTATTCCTGTGTGTTTACCCCCAAAATGCTGAATGATTTTGTGTCAGAAAACATCATTTCTTATGTGGGATGCACGACTCAACTattcttcttctgtttctttgtcaATTCTGAGTGCTGTGTGTTGGTAACGATGGCTTAGGGTTGCTACGTGGCTATCTGCAATCCTCTGCTGTACACGGTCACCATGTCGCCTCATGTCTGTTCTCTGATGATGTTTGGTTCGTATGTGATAGGGTTTTCTGGGGCCATGGCCCACACCGGAAGCATACTGAAACTGACCTTCCATGATTCCAACATCATTGACCATTATCTGTGTGAAGTCCTCCCCCTCTTGCAGCTCTCCTGCACCAGCATCCACATCAATGAGCTggtgttttttattgttgttggagtggtcatcacaatatccctTATCAGTATATTCATCTCTTATGCTTTGATTCTCTCCAGTATCCTCCGTATTCCTTCCACTGAGGGCAGGTCCAAAGCCTTTAGCACATGTGGCTTCCACGTtgctgtgactctgttctttggGTCAGGGGCATTCACTTATTTAAAACCCTCTTTTCCTGGACCTATGGACCAGAGTAAATTTGCCTCAGTCTTCTACACCAGTGTGGTTCCCATGC ACCCTTTGATCTACAGTGTGAGGAATAAGGATGTTAAAGTTGCTCTGAGAAAAACCCTGAAGACAGTGCTCTTCTGA